One window of Elusimicrobiaceae bacterium genomic DNA carries:
- a CDS encoding AMP-binding protein yields MIRRKDLYTSLSDSAFRYPQKVAVAEASTGKKLTYLELLMKVDRAADMYWEHGIRKGDRVAIALRNSIDTIVANYGLYKIGAIAIPMNFMVTKQEELHFILNNSGAKAVVTQSEFIRHYVKVQPSLPDLKYVFSVDSVPTIAQDKEFVELFWEQIEKSTCHEETAGACAQLEDDAFILYTSGTTGQPKGAMLTHGNLASNIISAAQIFKINDDDCFLCLLPMFHSFAWTACVVLPLYLNLKVVIVANVMPAKTWLSAMGSEKVTLLLAVPQILAVLSKEAKGFKRLYLQFWPFKNVRFAVSGAAPLTLEIKERFEEKIGVKILEGYGLTETSPVVSVNTEQLQKIKSVGPAIPSVSTLVVDDDGNEVPRNCEGELCVKGPNVFRGYFGNPQATKDAFTEDGWFKTGDIVSIDDDGFIFIKDRKKDMIIIKGLKVFSAQVEATINTCPGIEESAIIGVPDGKGGEFIKCYAVKTENSELTDDQFRKFLKQNLDNYKRPRDFEFVKELPRNSLRKVLKRKLREDAIEKLKQRVAEGEVEEKEQ; encoded by the coding sequence ATGATTAGAAGAAAAGATTTATATACATCTTTAAGTGACAGTGCTTTTCGCTATCCGCAAAAAGTAGCTGTGGCGGAAGCAAGCACTGGTAAGAAGCTGACCTATTTGGAACTATTGATGAAGGTGGACCGTGCAGCCGACATGTACTGGGAACATGGTATCCGCAAAGGTGACCGCGTGGCTATTGCCTTGCGCAACTCTATTGATACGATTGTTGCCAACTATGGCCTTTATAAAATCGGGGCTATTGCTATTCCGATGAACTTCATGGTCACCAAACAAGAAGAACTTCATTTTATTTTAAATAATTCCGGTGCCAAAGCAGTGGTGACTCAGTCCGAGTTTATACGCCATTATGTAAAGGTGCAACCCTCTTTGCCTGATTTGAAATATGTTTTTTCTGTAGATTCTGTGCCTACCATTGCTCAAGATAAAGAGTTTGTGGAACTTTTCTGGGAACAAATCGAAAAATCTACTTGTCACGAAGAAACTGCCGGTGCCTGTGCTCAGTTGGAAGACGATGCTTTTATTCTTTATACCTCCGGCACTACCGGTCAACCCAAAGGTGCCATGTTAACGCATGGAAACTTAGCCAGCAATATTATTTCTGCCGCACAAATCTTCAAGATTAATGATGATGACTGCTTCTTGTGTTTGTTGCCGATGTTCCACTCTTTTGCATGGACGGCTTGTGTGGTTCTTCCGCTTTACTTAAATTTAAAAGTGGTCATTGTGGCTAATGTGATGCCGGCTAAGACATGGCTTTCAGCGATGGGTAGCGAAAAGGTGACCTTGCTGTTAGCTGTGCCGCAGATTTTGGCCGTACTTTCCAAAGAAGCCAAAGGTTTTAAACGATTGTACTTACAATTCTGGCCGTTTAAAAATGTACGCTTTGCCGTATCCGGCGCTGCTCCGTTAACGCTGGAAATCAAAGAACGCTTTGAAGAAAAAATCGGCGTGAAGATTTTGGAAGGATATGGATTGACCGAAACCAGCCCTGTAGTCAGTGTAAATACGGAACAATTACAGAAAATTAAATCTGTCGGTCCGGCTATTCCGTCTGTAAGCACATTGGTGGTAGATGATGACGGAAACGAAGTGCCACGCAACTGTGAGGGTGAGTTGTGCGTCAAAGGGCCGAACGTGTTTCGCGGTTATTTTGGTAATCCGCAAGCAACTAAAGATGCTTTCACCGAAGATGGCTGGTTTAAAACCGGCGATATTGTATCGATTGATGATGACGGATTTATTTTCATTAAAGATCGTAAAAAAGACATGATTATTATCAAAGGCTTGAAAGTGTTTTCTGCTCAAGTGGAAGCCACTATTAACACCTGTCCCGGTATTGAAGAATCTGCTATTATCGGTGTGCCCGATGGAAAAGGCGGAGAATTTATTAAATGTTATGCCGTCAAAACGGAAAATTCTGAATTGACTGATGATCAATTCCGTAAATTCTTAAAACAGAATTTGGACAATTACAAACGTCCGCGTGATTTTGAATTTGTGAAAGAATTACCGCGCAACAGCTTACGCAAAGTACTCAAACGCAAATTGCGCGAAGATGCTATCGAAAAATTGAAACAACGCGTCGCTGAGGGCGAAGTTGAAGAAAAAGAGCAATAA